In Holophagales bacterium, one DNA window encodes the following:
- a CDS encoding amino acid permease — translation MTPSEQPSAVAGPADAGLVRILGMWDAVSLIMGIMIGSGIFLMAGSIAAQLDALPAVVAVWVFGGLLSLSGAVALSELGAALPAAGGLYVYLTRTYGPGVGFVYGWSAMALVHAGGLATLAAAIGLYATPALGLSPLGAKLLQLAVLALFVLVNCLGVGVGRWVQNLLTAVKVAGILAMTAMLYASGGTTRLAEHWTRNAAPATWPAFGLALVAVLWAYDGWHFASFAAGEVRNPTRTLPAALLVGTALTCGIYLVVNLAYYAVLPAEALRGAPRVAAAAMALAAGPGASLALSALIAVSILGAINGILLGASRVILAMARDGLFFRPFARVSPRFHTPVVATIAQGAIAGLFTLVGTFQQLFTSYIFTAWIFYGLAVAGVMVLRRREPGLVRPFRCPFYPATPIFFVAGTVGIVVSTFVASFAQAALGVGLMLLGVPLYGLFRALDRRAKPTA, via the coding sequence ATGACGCCGAGCGAACAGCCGTCCGCCGTGGCCGGTCCGGCAGACGCCGGCCTGGTGCGGATCCTGGGGATGTGGGACGCGGTGTCGCTGATCATGGGGATCATGATCGGTTCGGGCATCTTCCTCATGGCCGGCAGCATCGCCGCGCAGCTCGACGCCTTGCCGGCGGTCGTCGCGGTCTGGGTGTTCGGCGGACTGCTCAGCCTCTCCGGCGCGGTGGCGCTCAGCGAGCTCGGGGCGGCGCTGCCGGCCGCCGGCGGGCTCTACGTCTACCTGACCCGCACCTATGGGCCGGGCGTCGGATTCGTCTACGGCTGGAGCGCCATGGCGCTCGTCCACGCCGGCGGGCTCGCCACCCTCGCCGCGGCGATCGGCCTCTACGCCACGCCCGCGCTCGGGCTCTCGCCGCTCGGCGCCAAGCTCCTGCAACTCGCGGTGCTCGCCCTCTTCGTGCTGGTCAACTGTCTCGGTGTCGGGGTCGGGCGGTGGGTGCAGAACCTGCTGACCGCGGTCAAGGTCGCCGGCATCCTGGCGATGACCGCGATGCTCTACGCGAGCGGCGGGACGACGCGCCTGGCCGAGCACTGGACGCGCAACGCGGCGCCGGCGACCTGGCCGGCCTTCGGCTTGGCGCTCGTCGCGGTGCTCTGGGCCTACGACGGCTGGCACTTCGCCTCGTTCGCCGCCGGCGAGGTGCGGAACCCGACCCGCACGCTGCCGGCGGCGCTGCTCGTCGGCACGGCGCTGACCTGCGGGATCTACCTGGTGGTCAACCTCGCCTACTACGCGGTGCTGCCCGCCGAGGCGCTGCGCGGCGCGCCGCGCGTCGCCGCCGCGGCGATGGCGCTTGCTGCCGGGCCGGGGGCCTCGCTCGCGCTCTCGGCGCTCATCGCCGTCTCGATCCTCGGGGCGATCAACGGCATCCTGCTCGGCGCTTCGCGCGTCATCCTGGCGATGGCACGCGACGGACTCTTCTTCCGGCCGTTCGCGCGCGTCAGCCCGCGCTTCCACACGCCGGTGGTGGCGACGATCGCCCAGGGGGCGATCGCCGGGCTCTTCACCCTGGTGGGCACCTTCCAGCAGCTCTTCACCTCCTACATCTTCACCGCCTGGATCTTCTACGGCCTGGCGGTGGCCGGGGTGATGGTGCTGCGGCGACGGGAGCCGGGGCTGGTGCGACCGTTCCGCTGTCCGTTCTACCCGGCGACGCCGATCTTCTTCGTCGCCGGCACCGTGGGGATCGTCGTCAGCACGTTCGTGGCGAGCTTCGCGCAGGCCGCTCTGGGCGTCGGGCTGATGCTCCTCGGCGTGCCGCTCTACGGACTGTTCCGGGCCCTCGACCGGCGCGCCAAGCCCACGGCCTGA
- a CDS encoding FMN-binding negative transcriptional regulator translates to MFVRSCWKPWDLDAAYALIEANPWALLVNNGPDGPFATNLPLLVDRTRGPHGVLIGHIAAANLHTRALVAAAEPTLAIFEGPVSYVTASWYPRRDMPSTYYYTAVHCYGRIAVQPAAELESALGTLNDRMERPIPGGWRMDEIPHSEITRRLPGIVGFELTIDRLEAKFKLGQDEPRKDAMAVAERLAASSTARDRELAEMIRRANQDRPLDPAS, encoded by the coding sequence ATGTTCGTTCGCTCCTGCTGGAAGCCGTGGGACCTCGACGCTGCCTATGCGCTGATCGAGGCCAACCCCTGGGCGCTCCTGGTCAACAACGGGCCCGACGGCCCCTTCGCCACCAACCTGCCGCTGCTCGTCGATCGCACGCGCGGTCCGCACGGCGTCCTGATCGGCCACATCGCCGCGGCGAATCTCCACACCCGCGCCCTCGTCGCCGCCGCCGAGCCGACGCTCGCCATCTTCGAGGGGCCGGTGAGCTACGTCACCGCGAGCTGGTATCCGCGGCGCGACATGCCGTCGACCTACTACTACACCGCAGTCCACTGCTACGGGCGCATCGCCGTGCAGCCCGCCGCCGAGCTCGAGTCGGCGCTCGGCACGCTGAACGACCGGATGGAGCGGCCGATCCCCGGCGGCTGGCGGATGGACGAGATCCCGCACTCGGAGATCACCCGGCGGCTGCCCGGGATCGTCGGCTTCGAGTTGACGATCGACCGGCTCGAGGCGAAGTTCAAGCTCGGCCAGGACGAGCCGCGCAAGGACGCGATGGCGGTGGCCGAGCGCCTCGCCGCGTCGTCGACGGCGCGTGACCGCGAGCTCGCCGAGATGATCCGTCGCGCCAACCAGGACCGTCCGCTCGATCCGGCCTCGTGA
- a CDS encoding TonB-dependent siderophore receptor codes for MKTRLAVAVALFAHAAGMASAQAPSSFADGCQPDAKAPRVQLTGTVADVGGGAILGAAVSLQCGSFRADARTVGGGAFEISAPAGKYFIQVDAPGFESWGEELTLTAPGPQQREFKLAVGSYSSIVTVTESGGFVAASSTTSTKTDAPLIEIPQTVSVITLDQMNARNVQTVNEAIQYTGSVGVDTYGSESRFDWINIRGFDQSTYGLFRDNSRWQSGQVSGQIDPYLIQEIDVVKGPSSVLYGQNTPGGLVNLVTKRPPSTPHHEVVLNYGTENRLQGQLDLGGPLGDSGHLKYRLTALYRDSDTQVDYVPDNRWLIAPALTWSPTASTTLTVLADYQSDETGWGQFLPSQGTFVHNPNGKIDRSFFTGEPNYDYFDRDQWSVGTLFEHRVNSTWTVRNTMRYSSIEFDGKTAFGGGLAADLRTLSRFGYRNTLDLQIFTMDTNASARAVTGSVEHSFLFGIDYSTSTSKQVQGFSFAPSIDVFAPVYGAAIPDLFYYYDQKQPTSLLGFYAQDHMKIGKRWVATLSGRQDWTKLTTEDNLAGTEVKQDPSAFSGRAGVTYLSDVGLAPYVSYSTSFLPTGGSDFSGKPFDPTKGAQIEGGLKFQPKGSNSFLTASWFQITQTNVLTPDPVNPFSSVQQGEIRSRGWELEAVGQAAQGLSYHLSYSKLDQEVTKTTDPTALGRRPALAPDQLFGASGDYTVTSGPLTGFGFGLGIRYVGTRAGDSTNSIEVPSYTLGDLFVRYLWRDMEFLVSATNVTDKTYVGVCTSASYCNYGSARKVIGTVRYTWK; via the coding sequence GTGAAGACCCGACTCGCAGTCGCAGTTGCTCTCTTCGCGCACGCCGCAGGGATGGCCAGCGCCCAGGCCCCGTCGTCGTTCGCCGACGGGTGCCAGCCCGACGCCAAGGCGCCGCGCGTCCAACTGACCGGGACGGTGGCCGACGTCGGTGGCGGCGCGATTCTCGGCGCCGCGGTGTCGCTGCAGTGCGGCTCGTTCCGCGCCGACGCGCGCACCGTCGGCGGCGGCGCTTTCGAGATCTCGGCGCCGGCCGGCAAGTACTTCATCCAGGTCGACGCCCCGGGCTTCGAGTCGTGGGGCGAGGAGCTCACCCTGACCGCTCCCGGCCCGCAACAGCGTGAGTTCAAGTTGGCGGTGGGCAGCTACTCGAGCATCGTGACGGTGACCGAGTCGGGCGGCTTCGTCGCCGCCTCCTCGACCACCTCGACGAAGACCGACGCCCCGCTGATCGAGATCCCGCAGACGGTTTCGGTCATCACCCTCGACCAGATGAACGCCCGCAACGTGCAGACGGTCAACGAGGCGATCCAGTACACCGGGTCGGTCGGCGTCGACACCTACGGCAGCGAGTCGCGCTTCGACTGGATCAACATCCGCGGCTTCGACCAGTCCACCTACGGCCTCTTCCGCGACAACTCGCGGTGGCAGAGCGGTCAGGTGTCGGGCCAGATCGACCCCTACCTGATCCAGGAGATCGACGTCGTGAAGGGCCCGAGCTCGGTGCTCTACGGCCAGAACACGCCGGGCGGCCTGGTCAACCTGGTCACCAAGCGCCCGCCGTCGACGCCGCACCACGAGGTGGTCCTCAACTACGGCACCGAGAACCGCCTGCAGGGGCAGCTCGACCTCGGCGGCCCGCTCGGCGACAGCGGCCACCTCAAGTACCGCCTCACCGCGCTCTATCGCGACAGCGACACGCAGGTCGACTACGTGCCGGACAACCGCTGGCTGATCGCGCCGGCGCTGACCTGGTCGCCCACGGCGAGCACCACGCTCACCGTCCTCGCCGACTACCAGAGCGACGAGACCGGCTGGGGCCAGTTCCTCCCCTCGCAGGGGACGTTCGTCCACAACCCGAACGGCAAGATCGACCGCAGCTTCTTCACCGGCGAGCCGAACTACGACTACTTCGACCGCGACCAGTGGTCGGTCGGCACGCTGTTCGAGCACCGCGTCAACTCGACCTGGACGGTGCGCAACACGATGCGCTACTCGAGCATCGAGTTCGACGGCAAGACGGCGTTCGGCGGCGGCCTGGCGGCCGATCTGCGCACGCTCAGCCGCTTCGGCTACCGCAATACGCTCGACCTGCAGATCTTCACCATGGACACCAACGCCAGCGCGCGGGCGGTGACCGGCTCGGTCGAGCACTCGTTCCTCTTCGGCATCGACTACTCCACGTCGACGTCGAAGCAGGTCCAGGGCTTCTCCTTCGCTCCGTCGATCGACGTCTTCGCTCCGGTCTACGGCGCCGCGATCCCCGACCTCTTCTACTACTACGACCAGAAGCAGCCCACCTCGCTCCTCGGCTTCTACGCCCAGGACCACATGAAGATCGGCAAGCGCTGGGTGGCGACGCTCTCCGGTCGCCAGGACTGGACGAAGCTGACGACCGAGGACAACCTCGCCGGCACCGAGGTCAAGCAGGATCCGAGCGCCTTCAGCGGTCGCGCCGGGGTCACCTATCTCTCGGACGTCGGCCTGGCGCCCTACGTCAGCTACTCGACCTCGTTCCTCCCCACCGGCGGCTCGGACTTCAGCGGCAAGCCGTTCGATCCCACCAAGGGCGCGCAGATCGAGGGCGGTCTCAAGTTCCAGCCCAAGGGCTCGAACAGCTTCCTCACCGCCTCCTGGTTCCAGATCACCCAGACGAACGTGCTGACCCCCGACCCGGTCAACCCGTTCAGCTCCGTCCAGCAGGGCGAGATCCGCTCGCGCGGCTGGGAGCTCGAAGCGGTCGGCCAGGCGGCGCAGGGACTGAGCTATCACCTCTCCTACTCGAAGCTCGACCAGGAGGTGACGAAGACCACCGACCCCACGGCGCTCGGCAGGCGGCCGGCGCTCGCCCCGGACCAGCTCTTCGGCGCCTCGGGCGACTACACGGTGACCTCCGGTCCGCTCACCGGCTTCGGCTTCGGGCTCGGCATCCGCTACGTCGGCACGCGCGCCGGCGACTCGACCAATTCGATCGAAGTGCCGTCGTACACGCTGGGCGACCTGTTTGTGCGCTACCTGTGGCGCGACATGGAGTTCCTGGTCAGTGCGACGAACGTCACCGACAAGACCTACGTCGGCGTCTGCACCTCGGCCTCCTACTGCAACTACGGCAGTGCCCGGAAGGTGATCGGCACGGTCCGCTACACCTGGAAGTGA
- a CDS encoding alpha/beta hydrolase: MATRNDDALLTPSAGSAPGELDPDIRRFVAEMSVAWGRHPDLSTVSPDEARRIAEQVRAPWTRGGPEMALILDYRVPVADRTVRVRSYHPTVQDDAPALIYLHGGGWTLFSLDTHDRLMRELARRARTVVLGVEYSLAPEAKYPVALDEVCAVVEHASTHAGELGIDPRRLAIGGDSAGGNLAIATCLAERDRGRGDRIAALVLIYAVLDRHSSAEARERLGGPGQMLGAGEMEQFWANYLRDDEDATAPLLSPARADLRHLPPTLLVIPELDLLAEQSLATAERLREAGVATEARLYRGACHSFLEAVSIAPLADRALGDIAEWLRSALSPGRSAED; the protein is encoded by the coding sequence ATGGCGACACGGAACGACGACGCGCTCCTCACCCCGTCCGCGGGCTCCGCACCCGGAGAGCTCGATCCGGACATCCGCCGTTTCGTCGCCGAGATGAGCGTCGCCTGGGGCCGTCATCCCGACCTGTCGACCGTCTCTCCCGACGAAGCCCGCCGCATCGCCGAGCAGGTCCGCGCGCCGTGGACGCGCGGCGGCCCCGAGATGGCCCTGATCCTCGACTACCGCGTCCCCGTCGCCGACCGGACGGTCCGCGTCCGCAGCTACCACCCGACGGTCCAGGACGACGCTCCGGCGCTGATCTACCTCCACGGCGGCGGCTGGACGCTCTTCAGTCTCGACACGCACGACCGGCTGATGCGCGAGCTCGCCCGGCGCGCCCGGACGGTCGTTCTCGGCGTCGAGTATTCGCTCGCTCCGGAGGCGAAGTACCCGGTCGCGCTCGACGAGGTCTGCGCCGTCGTCGAGCACGCCTCGACGCACGCCGGCGAGCTCGGCATCGACCCGCGACGCCTCGCCATCGGCGGCGACTCGGCGGGCGGCAACCTGGCGATCGCCACCTGTCTCGCCGAGCGCGACCGCGGGAGGGGCGATCGGATCGCGGCGCTCGTGCTGATCTACGCCGTGCTCGATCGCCACTCCTCCGCCGAGGCCCGAGAGCGGCTCGGCGGTCCCGGCCAAATGCTCGGCGCCGGCGAGATGGAGCAGTTCTGGGCCAACTACCTGCGCGACGACGAGGACGCGACCGCACCGCTGCTCTCGCCGGCGCGCGCCGACCTGCGCCACCTGCCGCCGACGCTCCTGGTCATCCCGGAGCTCGACCTGCTCGCCGAGCAGAGCCTGGCGACAGCCGAGCGGCTCCGGGAAGCCGGCGTCGCCACCGAAGCCCGCCTCTACCGGGGCGCCTGCCACTCGTTCCTCGAAGCGGTGTCGATCGCTCCGCTCGCCGATCGCGCCCTCGGCGATATCGCCGAGTGGCTCCGTTCCGCCCTGTCGCCGGGCCGCTCGGCCGAGGACTGA
- a CDS encoding carboxypeptidase — protein sequence MRDRTAWIAAWLAGALLATAAPVAATGAPGSAAAAAPQSLAPLPFDHILRYDEMTALLRSWAAARPDLVELESLGRTPEGREMWFVTLTRHSTGPANAKPALLVDGNTHATEWAGGVAALHFVHRLLTGDPIDERVRRLLDRHTVYVLPRLTPDGVEQTLREGRFIRSVGRPDPGAMGAPGISMRDVDGDGRVVFMRLRDPNGPWKLYPGDSRLLVARGPEDAGGDAWRVLPEGMIEGYDGVTIPDAPNLEPLDLGMNFPGDRGNGPQRPSAGPYPGSEPEIAAYIRAVAARPNIVVHVTCHTFGGLVLTPPVNTTEAMATSDRRVYRALAGHAAELTGYTAMSYLELRGEDSAAYIPSAFGWLWDQLGIYSFITEFWNPLRAAGISLEKTTASAWLWGFHPIEDEVKLLAWNDRELGGKGFVPWHTVEHPQLGRVEIGGWDKVRYWYNVPFERLEKEVAPHSEWLIYEALALPRIEVRSFTAEAIAPGTWRVRLALENAGWLPTHGSQQALDRQAVGAVTAELTLPAGASLLEGTAKRSVGQLAGRSEQRSTATWWGYSPGTPDRALVEWLVAAPAGTTLAVVARHDRAGTAKAELRLTASP from the coding sequence ATGAGAGACCGAACCGCGTGGATCGCAGCCTGGCTGGCCGGTGCGCTGCTCGCGACGGCGGCACCCGTTGCGGCGACGGGCGCTCCCGGCTCGGCCGCCGCTGCCGCTCCGCAGTCGCTGGCTCCGCTCCCCTTCGACCACATCCTGCGCTACGACGAGATGACCGCCTTGCTGCGAAGTTGGGCGGCGGCGCGTCCCGACCTGGTCGAGCTCGAGAGCCTCGGCCGCACGCCGGAAGGGCGCGAGATGTGGTTCGTCACCCTGACGCGCCACTCGACCGGCCCGGCGAACGCGAAGCCGGCGCTGCTCGTCGACGGCAACACGCACGCCACGGAATGGGCCGGCGGCGTGGCGGCGCTGCACTTCGTGCATCGCCTGCTCACCGGCGATCCGATCGACGAACGCGTGCGCCGCCTGCTCGACCGGCACACCGTCTACGTGCTGCCGCGCCTCACGCCGGACGGCGTCGAGCAGACGTTGCGCGAAGGACGCTTCATCCGCTCGGTCGGTCGCCCCGACCCCGGGGCGATGGGAGCGCCGGGGATCTCGATGCGCGACGTCGACGGCGACGGCCGGGTGGTGTTCATGCGTCTGCGCGATCCGAACGGTCCGTGGAAGCTCTACCCGGGCGATTCGCGCCTCCTCGTCGCCCGCGGGCCGGAAGATGCCGGCGGCGACGCCTGGCGCGTCCTGCCCGAAGGGATGATCGAGGGCTACGACGGCGTGACGATCCCCGACGCGCCGAACCTCGAGCCGCTCGACCTCGGCATGAACTTCCCCGGCGACCGCGGCAACGGCCCGCAGCGCCCGTCCGCCGGTCCGTATCCGGGATCCGAGCCGGAGATCGCCGCCTACATCCGCGCCGTGGCGGCGCGGCCGAACATCGTCGTCCACGTGACCTGCCACACCTTCGGCGGCCTGGTGCTCACCCCACCGGTCAACACCACGGAGGCGATGGCCACCTCGGACCGCCGCGTCTATCGCGCCCTCGCCGGCCACGCCGCCGAGCTGACCGGCTACACGGCGATGTCGTACCTCGAGCTGCGCGGCGAGGACAGCGCCGCTTATATCCCGAGCGCCTTCGGCTGGCTCTGGGACCAGCTCGGCATCTACTCGTTCATCACCGAGTTCTGGAACCCGCTGCGCGCCGCCGGGATCTCGCTCGAGAAGACCACCGCGTCGGCCTGGCTCTGGGGGTTCCACCCGATCGAGGACGAGGTGAAGCTGCTCGCCTGGAACGATCGCGAGCTCGGCGGCAAGGGGTTCGTGCCGTGGCACACCGTCGAGCATCCGCAGCTCGGAAGAGTCGAGATCGGCGGCTGGGACAAGGTGCGCTATTGGTACAACGTCCCGTTCGAGCGTCTCGAAAAGGAAGTCGCGCCGCACAGCGAGTGGCTGATCTACGAGGCGCTGGCCCTGCCGCGGATCGAGGTGCGCAGCTTCACGGCGGAGGCGATTGCCCCGGGGACCTGGCGCGTGCGGCTCGCGCTGGAGAACGCCGGCTGGCTGCCGACCCACGGATCGCAGCAGGCGCTCGATCGCCAAGCGGTCGGTGCCGTGACCGCCGAGCTCACGCTGCCCGCCGGTGCCTCGCTCCTCGAAGGCACCGCCAAGCGCAGCGTCGGCCAGCTCGCCGGCCGCAGCGAGCAGCGCTCGACGGCCACCTGGTGGGGCTATTCACCCGGCACGCCCGACCGCGCGCTGGTCGAATGGCTCGTCGCCGCACCAGCGGGCACGACGCTCGCGGTCGTCGCCCGGCACGATCGCGCCGGCACGGCGAAGGCGGAGCTCCGCCTGACCGCTTCGCCGTAG
- a CDS encoding delta-60 repeat domain-containing protein, whose amino-acid sequence MTPSRALCRTFLFLALAAVPLAAVDGQFDSSFHGSGHTYTTNGDPGAAGAAAWALAPDDRLVYAQGLGVGLLWQATNDTTWSAPCSVTAPAGFGAIAIVDQIAFDASGRLVIAGLINSTLYPDFLPGFFVRFDYPACTLDTSFSVDGWAFLVGSPLDHFGVSSFALTGSGLYALGEQGPDSAVARLTDAGNLDPFFDSDGLWLSNYAGADVAAGGAVLGNSDLAVVGWATDAVAGQVAVVTQLSPTGVLRNTVVIDPRPGEADTAIAYRAARMGDGRLAVAITDTLAGVDAPVAAVLRQQGIGSILVLDASWNGDGVSRLDIGNDARVLAVTSQGDGKVLLGGMRLLGPGDHDALVIRLDRDGALDPAFNPILLVSHGFKVVSFPSTASDNVGTSIFLSRDGLPVLGGHTDDGYPGVARLTNAYAFADGFESGRRTSWSATSP is encoded by the coding sequence ATGACCCCCTCGAGAGCCCTTTGCCGAACCTTCCTCTTCCTGGCCCTTGCCGCCGTTCCGCTCGCCGCGGTGGACGGGCAGTTCGACTCGTCCTTCCACGGAAGTGGCCACACCTACACCACGAACGGGGATCCGGGCGCTGCCGGCGCGGCCGCCTGGGCGCTCGCTCCGGACGACCGGCTGGTCTATGCCCAGGGCCTCGGCGTCGGGTTGCTCTGGCAGGCCACGAACGACACGACGTGGAGCGCTCCCTGCTCTGTGACCGCTCCCGCCGGGTTCGGCGCGATCGCCATCGTCGACCAGATTGCGTTCGATGCCAGCGGGCGACTGGTGATCGCCGGCCTGATCAACAGCACGCTCTATCCCGACTTCCTCCCCGGGTTCTTCGTGCGCTTCGACTATCCGGCCTGCACGCTCGACACCAGCTTCTCGGTGGATGGCTGGGCCTTCCTCGTCGGTTCGCCGCTCGACCATTTCGGCGTCAGCAGCTTCGCCCTGACGGGCAGCGGTCTCTACGCGTTGGGCGAGCAAGGGCCCGACTCGGCGGTGGCCCGGCTGACCGATGCCGGCAACCTCGACCCCTTCTTCGACAGTGACGGCCTCTGGCTCTCCAACTACGCCGGAGCTGACGTGGCGGCCGGTGGCGCCGTGTTGGGGAATTCGGACCTCGCGGTCGTGGGGTGGGCGACCGACGCGGTCGCCGGGCAGGTCGCCGTCGTCACCCAGCTCTCGCCGACGGGCGTGCTGCGCAACACCGTGGTCATCGACCCCCGACCGGGCGAGGCGGACACCGCGATCGCCTACCGGGCGGCACGAATGGGCGACGGACGCCTGGCCGTGGCGATCACCGACACGCTGGCGGGAGTGGACGCTCCGGTCGCCGCCGTGCTCCGCCAGCAGGGGATCGGCAGCATTCTCGTTCTCGACGCGAGTTGGAACGGTGACGGCGTGTCGAGGCTCGACATCGGCAACGACGCCCGGGTGCTCGCCGTCACTTCACAGGGAGACGGCAAGGTCCTCCTCGGCGGCATGCGCCTGCTCGGTCCAGGGGACCATGACGCCCTGGTCATCCGCCTCGATCGCGACGGGGCGCTCGACCCGGCGTTCAATCCGATCCTTCTGGTGAGTCACGGCTTCAAGGTGGTGAGCTTCCCGAGCACCGCGTCGGACAATGTCGGCACCTCGATCTTCCTTTCGCGCGACGGTCTCCCCGTTCTCGGCGGTCACACCGACGACGGCTATCCCGGGGTGGCGCGGCTGACGAACGCCTACGCTTTCGCCGACGGGTTCGAGTCCGGCCGTCGGACGTCGTGGTCGGCCACCTCGCCGTGA
- a CDS encoding LD-carboxypeptidase, producing MVAKHNSVVRAALACSVIAAFGAGCHAAAPATGRDGGARRQMLWPKKLVPGDTIAFVAPAGDLDRERMALARQRLEARGYKVVQRDDLFSQEGYLAGSDERRAAELMQWFADPEVDAIFPGTGGYGTMRILDKLDYALIRNHPKLLIGFSDITGLHAAINRRAGVVTFHSPNPMWGLGSPDGLTPFSERWFFRAIEQQAGVGPYRLEVPTTFEPAAAASAVPTAAAAGGPAGIPVGIPVSDAAAATATKPAVQSTESGSGATKLQPLGAWGKGRARGRLTGGNLSLISALEGTPYAIDTRGAILLVEDVREAPYRVDRMLRQLQLAGKLAELRGAVLGQFTRNYDREDETRRPDPRYTVEGVLRQYFENAGIPVLYGFPLGHVSWNATLPLGGEVEIDADRQELRVLEGESVPWLDAANPK from the coding sequence ATGGTCGCGAAGCACAACTCGGTGGTCCGGGCGGCCCTCGCCTGTTCGGTGATCGCGGCGTTCGGCGCGGGGTGTCACGCCGCCGCGCCGGCGACGGGGCGCGACGGCGGCGCCCGGCGGCAGATGCTCTGGCCGAAGAAGCTCGTCCCCGGCGACACGATCGCCTTCGTCGCCCCGGCCGGGGATCTCGACCGCGAGCGCATGGCACTGGCGCGGCAGCGGCTCGAGGCGCGCGGCTACAAGGTCGTGCAGCGCGACGACCTCTTCTCCCAGGAGGGCTATCTCGCCGGCAGCGACGAGCGCCGCGCCGCCGAGCTGATGCAGTGGTTCGCCGACCCCGAGGTCGACGCGATCTTCCCGGGCACCGGCGGCTACGGCACGATGCGCATCCTCGACAAGCTCGACTATGCGCTCATCCGCAACCACCCGAAGCTGCTCATCGGTTTCAGCGACATCACCGGACTGCATGCCGCGATCAACCGCCGCGCCGGGGTGGTGACGTTCCACAGCCCGAATCCGATGTGGGGGCTGGGGAGCCCGGACGGCCTCACCCCCTTCTCCGAGCGCTGGTTCTTCCGCGCCATCGAGCAGCAGGCCGGCGTGGGGCCGTATCGGCTCGAGGTCCCCACGACGTTCGAGCCGGCCGCAGCGGCGAGCGCCGTGCCGACCGCGGCGGCGGCCGGCGGTCCGGCCGGCATTCCGGTCGGCATTCCGGTCAGCGACGCGGCGGCCGCCACGGCGACCAAGCCCGCCGTCCAGTCGACCGAAAGCGGCAGCGGCGCAACGAAGCTCCAGCCGCTCGGTGCCTGGGGCAAGGGGCGGGCGCGGGGACGCCTGACCGGCGGCAACCTGTCGCTCATCTCGGCGCTCGAGGGTACGCCCTACGCGATCGACACCCGCGGCGCGATCCTGCTCGTCGAAGACGTGCGCGAAGCGCCGTACCGGGTCGACCGGATGCTGCGCCAGCTCCAACTCGCGGGCAAGCTCGCCGAGCTCCGGGGAGCGGTGCTCGGTCAGTTCACCCGCAACTACGACCGCGAGGACGAGACGCGCCGGCCCGATCCGCGCTACACCGTCGAGGGCGTCCTGCGCCAGTACTTCGAGAACGCGGGGATTCCGGTGCTTTACGGCTTCCCGCTCGGACACGTGTCGTGGAACGCGACGCTCCCGCTCGGCGGCGAAGTGGAGATCGACGCCGACCGGCAGGAGCTGCGAGTGCTCGAAGGAGAGAGCGTTCCCTGGCTCGATGCCGCGAACCCGAAGTAG
- a CDS encoding dipeptide epimerase, which yields MRIDRLEVRRERLPLTRAYTIARRTIAEVELLFVRVHAGGEIGLGNASPGIGVTGETAASCAEALERAAELLTGRDPGEVGTLARLLERELPAAPAARAACDMALWDLLGRRLGVSVVELLGRAHHRLPTSVTIGIQGVEEALDEAREHLARGFRALKIKLGHDVEADIERLVRLREVVGAGIAIRTDANTGYDLAALRRYFDGTRALDLELCEQPLPRGREGELSTLDDAERACLAADESLHGPDDVAALLVPPRPFGIFNIKLMKCGGISASRRLAEVAEAVGIGLMWGCMDESRVAIAAALHSALAAPATRFLDLDGSLDLACDAVAGGFVLRDGMLSTAPGPGLGVQWEAE from the coding sequence ATGAGGATCGACCGCCTCGAGGTGCGGCGTGAGCGGCTGCCGCTGACGCGGGCCTACACCATCGCGCGGCGCACCATCGCCGAGGTCGAGCTGCTCTTCGTGCGAGTGCACGCCGGCGGCGAGATCGGCCTGGGCAACGCCTCGCCCGGAATCGGCGTCACCGGCGAGACGGCGGCGAGCTGTGCCGAAGCGCTCGAGCGTGCGGCCGAGCTGCTCACCGGGCGCGATCCCGGAGAGGTCGGCACCCTGGCGCGCCTCTTGGAGCGCGAGCTGCCGGCGGCTCCCGCGGCGCGCGCCGCCTGCGACATGGCGCTGTGGGATCTTCTCGGTCGCCGGCTCGGGGTGAGCGTGGTCGAGCTGCTCGGCCGGGCGCATCACCGTCTGCCCACCTCCGTCACCATCGGCATCCAGGGCGTCGAGGAGGCGCTCGACGAGGCGCGGGAGCATCTGGCCCGCGGCTTCCGCGCCCTGAAGATCAAGCTCGGGCACGACGTCGAGGCCGACATCGAACGGCTGGTGCGATTGCGGGAGGTCGTCGGGGCGGGGATCGCGATTCGCACCGACGCCAACACCGGCTACGACCTCGCGGCGCTGCGGCGCTACTTCGACGGGACGCGCGCCCTCGACCTCGAGCTCTGCGAGCAGCCGCTGCCGCGCGGACGGGAAGGCGAGCTCTCGACGCTCGACGACGCCGAACGAGCCTGCCTGGCCGCCGACGAGAGCCTGCACGGTCCAGACGACGTCGCGGCGCTGCTCGTCCCGCCGCGACCGTTCGGCATCTTCAACATCAAGCTGATGAAGTGCGGTGGGATCTCGGCGTCGCGCCGCCTGGCCGAGGTCGCCGAAGCGGTGGGCATCGGGCTGATGTGGGGCTGCATGGACGAGAGCCGCGTCGCCATCGCCGCCGCGCTGCATTCCGCGCTCGCCGCGCCGGCGACGCGCTTTCTCGATCTCGATGGAAGTCTCGACCTCGCGTGCGACGCTGTCGCGGGCGGCTTCGTGCTGCGCGACGGGATGCTGTCGACCGCGCCGGGTCCGGGGCTGGGCGTGCAGTGGGAGGCAGAGTAG